GCTGATGTCCTGGCGCACCTGGGTGTTCCCATGGCAGGGGCCCACGATCTGCGCGCACGTCAGCTTGCACGCCGCGCCTGGTTGGGAGGTGAAGGGATTGGGGTAGCTGCGCGCCCCGGTCATCGCGGCGGTGCCTCCCGTGGCCCAGCCCCTGCCCACTGGCTTCACGGAGGGCTTCGCCCAGGCCAGGAAACGGGGAAGCGGAACCGCCACCACCGCCAGACCCATCGCGCCGAGGAGTCCCCGGCGCGTCATGCTCTTCGTCTTCGTGCTCATCGAAAGCCTCTGGAGTTCAGGTGTCGTTCAGCTCGCCGCGGCGCGCTCGATGTCGGGTTCGAGCCGGGCCAGGAATCCGTCCATCGTCTCCCTGCCCAGGTCGACCACCTTCGCGCCCCCGCCCGCGACCACCGTCACGTCGGTCATGCCAATCACGTTCAGGATCAGGCGCAGGTAGCGCGTTGCGATGTCGCGATCCCGGATGGGCGACCCTTCGGTATACACGCCGCCCGAGGCGAGCAGGACCGTCGCCTTCTTGCCCGTGACGAGGCCCTGCCCGTCGTGGCCCAGCGTCAATCCCTTGCGCACGATGTGATCCACCCACGCCTTCAGGGCGGCCGGCACGTTGTAATTATAGACGGGCGTGGCGATGACGAGGTGGTCGGCGGCGAGCAACTCCGCGACGAGCGCGTCCGACAGTCGAAGCACGTCCTTCATCGCGGGCGAGTGCTGCTCGGGCGGCGTGAAATAGGCCTGGAGCCAGGGCGCGGTGACGAACGGGAGTTCGGTCTCCATGAGATCCCGCTCGACCACTTCGCCGCCCGGATGTGAGGCGCGCCATTCGGCGACGAAGCGGCGGGTCATGTGACGTGAAATCGAATGATCGCCACGCGGACTGGTTTCAATGACGAGAAGCCTGGGCATCGGAGGTCTCCTGGAGAGAGGACGGGGGTTGCTTGAATGACGCCAAGCTACGCGCCATCTCTCCCTTGCGGGAGTGATGAAATCATGATGATGTCCATCGGCGTGGATGATGGATCATGCTGAGCAACCTCACCCTGGATCAACTGCGCGTCCTCGTGACGATCGCCGACACGGGCAGCTTTTCCGCGGCCGGCCGTGAACTCAGACGTGCGCAATCGGCGATCAGCCAGGCCGTGGCGACGCTCGAGAACCTGCAGGGAGTCCTGCTCTTCGACCGGAGCGGTCACCGGCCACGGCTGACCGAAATCGGGCGCGTACTCGTCGAGCAGGCACGTCTGGTGTTGGCGAGCGCGACCCGGTTCGAGGCGGTGGCGGCGAGCACGCGCGCGGGGCTGGAGCCCGAGCTCGCGCTCGCGATCGATCCCCTGGTGCCGACGGCGCCGCTGATCGACAGCATTCGCGCGCTCAGCGGCACCTTTCCCGATCTCCCCGTCAGCTTCTCCACCGAGGGGCTCGGAGGCGCGGTGCGACGCCTGCGAAACGGTTCGGCCGCGCTGGGAATCTGCCTGCTCCTGCCCACCATCCCCGAGGACATCGCCGCCTCCCCGCTGCTGCGTATTGGATTGCAGGCCGTGGTGGCGCCCACGCATCCGCTCGCCACGCTCGGACGACCGGTGACGCGGGGAGACCTGGAGCCCCATGTCCAGCTCGTCCTGTCGGACCCGATGGATGCCGGTGGCGCGAACTACGGACTCTTGAGCTCCAGGCTCTGGCGCTTCGTCGACCTCGGGCGGCGTCTGGACTTCCTGCTGGCTGGCTTTGGCTGGTGCCGGAT
Above is a window of Cystobacter fuscus DNA encoding:
- a CDS encoding FMN-dependent NADH-azoreductase, giving the protein MPRLLVIETSPRGDHSISRHMTRRFVAEWRASHPGGEVVERDLMETELPFVTAPWLQAYFTPPEQHSPAMKDVLRLSDALVAELLAADHLVIATPVYNYNVPAALKAWVDHIVRKGLTLGHDGQGLVTGKKATVLLASGGVYTEGSPIRDRDIATRYLRLILNVIGMTDVTVVAGGGAKVVDLGRETMDGFLARLEPDIERAAAS
- a CDS encoding LysR family transcriptional regulator codes for the protein MLSNLTLDQLRVLVTIADTGSFSAAGRELRRAQSAISQAVATLENLQGVLLFDRSGHRPRLTEIGRVLVEQARLVLASATRFEAVAASTRAGLEPELALAIDPLVPTAPLIDSIRALSGTFPDLPVSFSTEGLGGAVRRLRNGSAALGICLLLPTIPEDIAASPLLRIGLQAVVAPTHPLATLGRPVTRGDLEPHVQLVLSDPMDAGGANYGLLSSRLWRFVDLGRRLDFLLAGFGWCRMPEHLVAGSIAAGHLVPLQLDDDSTPAGGLTIYAAHRRDRVLGVAGRWLLDELKRRLSSDSGPGPYPSAPGRQTSQVVDRASAASRVAPTTRKVPRKPSTS